CTGTGAAACAGCTCCACCCAGTGGAGATCTGTGGCAAAGACCAGAACATTCCTGAAGATTCTGGACCCCTTCTGGGGAAATGGTGTACATCTAAGGCTTACCTCCAGTGTTTGCATTTAAATTCGTATTTAAATCAATGGacttgttaaaaacaaattcacTGCATATATGGTTAGAATGGATATTCCAGTAaatattgtattatattatacttcTCAAGTAATGCGgagttttcttctttattttattttttgtatttttcagtctTGGTGAGAGCAGGTTGAgggctgaggaagaagaggtcaATTTCCTGCTCGTCTTTCATCAGCATGAATCAGATATTTGTTTAGTAGATATAGTTTTTCTTCTCAgtcaaagcaaatgaaaattTGGGGGGAAAATAGTACATATTTCAAGTCATGGATGGGGATTTAAGTTTTTccagcagcaaaagtgaggttcTGTTCCTGGGAAACAGCTCCACCCAGTGGAGATCTCTGGCAAAGACCAGAACATTCCTGAAGACTCTGGAACTCCTCCACTTAGTATATATAAACTGGGACAGTCTCACTGCTGAGACAGAAAGCAAGACAAGCAACACCAAGAAGACAACAGACACCTGAACAGTGTTTCATCTCACAAGAAGAGGACTCAACACTAAACCCACTGAAGATGCTGTGCTCTCATGGAGTCCAGTCTGCACTCAGTCCATTCATGGACTTCTACTGGCCTGTGCGCAGTCTGTGGCCAGAGATCAAGCCTCTCTTCTACCAGCAGGATCTCCTGCAGAGAAACCTACAGGAGCTGTGCAGCAGTCTGGAGCTGATGGATAAACTTCAACACAGGATCCTGGAGGAGACAGATCCTTTCCAAAGCAGCATGGCTGTGCAGCCAGTTGCCGTCCAGCTggagaaagagggagacaaGTTTGCTCTGATGCTGGACACTCGAGGCTTTTCCCCAGAGGAGCTGTCTGTCAGGCAGGTGGGCAGGAAGCTGAGAGTCAGTGGCAAGACAGAGAAGAAGCAGGAGGATGGGAAAGGCTCGTACTCTTACAGACTGCAGGAGTTCAGACAGGAGTTTAATCTGCCTGAAGGACTGAACCATCAAGCCATCACGTGCCACCTGTCTCCAGATGGGAAGCTCCACATCCAGGCAGCCAAAGCTCCGTGTGTTGAAGAGGCTGAGAGAGAGCTGACTATCAAGAGGAGCTCAGAGGACAAAGCACAGCAGAGTGTGTGTTCACAGGCAGAAGACAGcaggacagagacacacagcagcacacaggACAAACCTGAAAACATGGAATGAGATTTAAAATGACGTCaatttaaaatagatttttttttttcaatgcaaATGATAATTTATGGTCCtatatgttttggggttttttttggtttgttttttgtttttgtttttttgtttttttaatgtaatgacgattaaaaatgtttaaagctgaactctgtttcctgtgtgttttacttaagtcatatgtttaaaaaaaaggcctTGCCTGAATGGATAGAATGGACATGCCAGTGAACATATAATCGTTAGTATGATTCTGAAATgatgttttttccccacttttttcttattcatacattagtattattttaattttacagaaatcaccaaaaatgaaatttgattatgcagagaaaaaagcacaaagctTTCATCAATGCCACATGGattattttcattcaatttTGATAGTGTTTCATTTAACACTTTAAACTGTTCATCTTTTGTGTCATGAAGAGTATCGATGTTAAAGAAAAGAACCATCATCAGTTCAATAAAATCAGATACTGTGTGATTAGTTTACAGAAGGTCAAGCTTGCTTTTGAATTTACCAATACATGTTGAAGAAATTACTTACTGCACCATTCATGCAAAATggaacaataaaacaaatactaACAGAAACAATTTTGAGTTCAGGTCATTTGTctttaaaaacttaaaacagTAAACACTTTTGTGTAATCTTTTATTTGccagatgtatttattttatctcaaaTTAGGGAAATACTATACATCTATTAATTACCTGCATTAGAAAATctgaacaaaacattaaaaaaagactttagtACATTGGGATTAATGAAGTGAAGTCTGAAATCCTGATAAAAAGATTCTCCAAATTGAGATATATGGGTattgcaataaaaaacaaatgctaGTTTATAATCTGAAATCAAAGTTAAAACGTatgttttacttgttttatatGTACATTATCCTATTTTtacatgtctttttttaaagtgacacaGCCTATAtggatattaataaaaaaaggcCACAGTGCAGTGACCGTGCTAACGACTGCACCACCATCATGGTTACTTTGAAGTATCTTTCTTGATAATCAatgttcctcccacagtccaaacataTGCTTGATTGTAAGTTGTATAATATGAACATGGATGACATTCATTCTCTGTATGCcacctatggcagctgggagcTGGAGAACATGAATGGATGGAATagattatattatttatcactttctttttctatcatttatgtgctgtatttttttaatgtatgaaatagaaaaaaaaacccacacaacaTGATTCAGTGtttgtgatgtttatttatcatcagatataaatcacaattacacatataaaaagaaattaatattattttaaaaaaaccatttattttacattgGTATCATTTCATATCCATGTTTTCAGGTTTGTcctgtgtgctgctgtgtgtctctgtcctgCTGTCTTCTGCCTGTGAACACACACTCTGCTGTGCTTTGTCCTCTGAGCTCCTCTTGATAGTCagctctctctcaccctcttcAACACACGGAGCTTTGGCTGCCTGGATGTGGAGCTTCCCATCTGGAGACAGGTGGCACGTGATGGTTTGAGGGTTCAGTCCTTCAGGCAGATCAAACTCCTGTCTGAACTCCTGCAGTCTGTAAGAGTACGAGCCTTTCCCATCCTCCTGCTTCTTCTCTGTCTTGCCACTGACTCTCAGCTTCCTGCCCACTTGCCTGACAGACAGCTCCTCTGGGGAAAAGCCTCGAGTGTCCAGCATCAGAGCAAACttgtctccctctttctccAGCTGGACGGTAACTGGCTGCACAGCCATGCTGCTTTGGAAAGGATGTGTCTCCTCCAGGATCCTGTGTTGAAGTTTATCCATCAGCTCCAGACTGCTGCACAGCTCCTGTAGGTTTCTCTGCAGGAGATCCTGCTGGTAGAACAGAGGCTTGATCTCTGGCCACAGACTGCGCACAGGCCAGTAGAAGTCCATGAATGGACTGAGTGCAGACTGGACTCCATGAGAGCACAGCATCTTCAGTGGGTTTAGTGTTGAGTCCTCTTCTTGTGAGATGAACCACTGTTCAGGTGTCTGTTGTCTTCTTGGTGTTGCTTGTCTTGCTTTCTGTCTCAGCAGTGAGACTGTCCCAGTTTATATATACTAAGTGGAGGAGTTCCAGAGTCTTCAGGAATGTTCTGGTCTCTGCCAGAGATCTCCACTGGGTGACGCTGTTTGACTGGACTAATGACATCACTCGTCAATTGCTCATCCATCATGTCTGACTTCTTTTCTGTGAAACTATTTGATAGGCTGcctcagtgacaaaaacatgtaaaatatataaatgtgtaaTAAGCTTTTACTTCAGATTATAGGTTTGCATTTCCATTTAATTGCAATACCCAAAAAATCACCACAGGTGACGGTTCATCAGGAATACAAACTTCACTTGACTATTCCTGTTGGATCAAAGACTTACTTTTGAATATCTTGTTTGGATTTTGTAATACAGGTAATTATTTGGTGTACAGTGTTTCCCCaatttgactttatttaaagtttatttaaaacaatctGTACCAAAAATTCTAGACAGTGCGTTTATTATTCCTCTTCCATCAAAATTT
This Astatotilapia calliptera chromosome 7, fAstCal1.2, whole genome shotgun sequence DNA region includes the following protein-coding sequences:
- the LOC113027344 gene encoding heat shock protein 30-like — protein: MLCSHGVQSALSPFMDFYWPVRSLWPEIKPLFYQQDLLQRNLQELCSSLELMDKLQHRILEETDPFQSSMAVQPVAVQLEKEGDKFALMLDTRGFSPEELSVRQVGRKLRVSGKTEKKQEDGKGSYSYRLQEFRQEFNLPEGLNHQAITCHLSPDGKLHIQAAKAPCVEEAERELTIKRSSEDKAQQSVCSQAEDSRTETHSSTQDKPENME
- the LOC113027345 gene encoding heat shock protein 30-like, whose protein sequence is MLCSHGVQSALSPFMDFYWPVRSLWPEIKPLFYQQDLLQRNLQELCSSLELMDKLQHRILEETHPFQSSMAVQPVTVQLEKEGDKFALMLDTRGFSPEELSVRQVGRKLRVSGKTEKKQEDGKGSYSYRLQEFRQEFDLPEGLNPQTITCHLSPDGKLHIQAAKAPCVEEGERELTIKRSSEDKAQQSVCSQAEDSRTETHSSTQDKPENMDMK